The following proteins are co-located in the Pyricularia oryzae 70-15 chromosome 1, whole genome shotgun sequence genome:
- a CDS encoding C6 transcription factor Prf: MNTPISPSSTNSPPDVAMAADATPTSASAPHNTAAAAAAPPTDNSNVPKPKRLACMICRKRKLKCDGQKPSCSTCTRLGHDCAYDEVRRKSGPKRGYVKALEERLKQVETLLKTQDLPATTATSSAPNMPVISPPGGPTSQTDQGAAPTAAATANMKISDPVISIAKSRDADRWNYTSESPPQPGSVDEFNFNSRMAVNMGDDGSNFTWEMIGLGLEEPLPPQDTIDELHQIYFEKIHPSMPMIHKYRYLAAMNLAPSNRPPVCLRYAIWTLACSVADKYDGLKDLFYQRSRKYIEADYMKGFGEHIICVAHTQTHTLLASYELKMMYFPRAWMSTGAAVRLSQMIGLHRLDGAGLDVKQCLPPPRDWTEREERRRTFWMAFAQDRYASIGTGWPMTIDEKDILTNLPASDEAFDMSRPEQTMTLAEAMSPSGAAKLNSFGGIILMASLFGRNLTHLHRPDEEDNDHDLNGEFWKRHRAMDNILLNTSLCLPPHLKLPIGLQNPNVVYTNMCIHTSTICLHQAAIFKSEKNRLPPSVGAESKVRCITAANEIASIMRMVSHMDLSAMNPFLSFCLYVSSRVFVQYLKSRPDDSQSSDSLRFLLAAMNALKRKNPLTESFLVQLDVDLEALTARIPKLKGQFTRSAESTTSGNQPMNKVRQGANCEEGLADHGILAYKNECFMFKAGRDDTGNPAEGPDLVDDEPSRDRVWMTTADVHAMHPPRTRESCQSTSSNSGHVPVISLTPNSPRLYNASNGSSMSFGQGDEPENSPSQGSNHQTPNSGGTPSEQHHKQSQRQRAGSFAPASQGSYDTSPIMADQGAPAGFFGTPVHNFATLAAGMSIGGTGSATDGFVVSSGWGMPATTGQHQQQQQQQPILRNLVQMAPMETMDFGWDGNSSTL; the protein is encoded by the exons atgaacACGCCCATATCGCCCTCTTCCACAAACTCGCCTCCCGACGTCGCTATGGCAGCCGACGCCACTCCCACCTCCGCCTCCGCCCCACACAACACCGCTGCcgctgcagcagctcctccGACCGATAATTCTAATGTTCCCAAACCCAAGAGGCTGGCCTGCATGATATGCAGGAAGCGCAAGCTCAAG TGCGATGGCCAGAAGCCTAGTTGTAGCACTTGCACGAGACTGGGACACGACTGCGCCTATGATGAGGTGCGGAGGAAGAGCGGCCCCAAGAGGGGGTACGTCAAGGCATTGGAGGAGCGGTTGA AACAAGTTGAGACCCTCTTGAAAACACAAGACCTACCAgcgaccaccgcaacctccTCGGCGCCCAACATGCCTGTAATATCCCCTCCTGGCGGGCCCACTTCACAGACCGACCAGGGAGCCGCCCCAACAGCTGCAGCGACTGCCAACATGAAGATCAGCGACCCTGTCATAAGCATAGCCAAGAGTCGAGATGCGGACCGTTGGAACTATACATCAGAATCGCCGCCTCAGCCAGGTTCTGTAGACGAGTTCAACTTCAACAGCAGAATGGCCGTAAACATGGGTGATGATGGTTCCAACTTCACCTGGGAGATGATTGGGCTAGGGCTGGAAGAGCCTCTGCCGCCACAAGATACGATCGATGAGCTGCATCAAATATACTTTGAAAAGATACACCCGTCTATGCCTATGATACATAAGTATCGGTATCTTGCCGCAATGAATCT GGCCCCCAGCAATAGGCCACCCGTGTGCTTGCGCTATGCCATTTGGACTCTGGCCTGCTCTGTAGCAGACAAGTATGACGGTCTCAAGGACCTCTTTTACCAGCGCTCCCGCAAGTATATCGAGGCCGACTATATGAAGGGCTTCGGCGAGCACATAATATGTGTGGCGCACACGCAAACACACACGTTGCTCGCTTCATACGAGCTCAAGATGATGTACTTTCCGAGGGCATGGATGAGCACCGGCGCCGCCGTGCGGTTGTCGCAGATGATTGGTCTGCACAGGCTTGATGGGGCAGGGCTCGACGTCAAGCAATGTCTGCCACCACCACGGGACTGGACAGAACGGGAAGAAAGGCGGCGGACCTTTTGGATGGCCTTTGCCCAGGATCGGTATGCCAGTATCGGGACCGGCTGGCCCATGActatcgacgaaaaggaCATATTGACGAATCTGCCAGCTTCGGATGAAGCGTTCGACATGAGCCGGCCGGAGCAGACTATGACACTAGCGGAAGCAATGAGTCCCTCAGGGGCGGCTAAACTAAATTCGTTTGGCGGCATCATCTTAATGGCATCACTGTTCGGCCGCAATCTCACTCACCTTCACCGACCCGACGAGGAAGACAACGATCATGATTTAAACGGGGAGTTCTGGAAGAGACACAGAGCGATGGATAACATTCTGCTCAACACGTCATTATGCCTACCGCCGCACCTCAAGCTCCCAATAGGGTTGCAGAATCCGAACGTGGTGTACACAAACATGTGTATACATACGTCTACGATCTGCCTGCACCAAGCTGCAATATtcaagtcggaaaagaaccGACTACCGCCATCCGTGGGTGCCGAAAGCAAAGTCCGCTGCATCACTGCCGCCAACGAAATAGCAAGCATTATGCGGATGGTGTCACACATGGATTTGTCTGCG ATGAacccttttctttccttctgtCTATACGTCTCTTCGAGGGTGTTTGTGCAGTACTTGAAGAGTCGTCCAGATGATAGTCAATCATCCGACTCTTTGCGCTTTTTATTAGCGGCAATGAATGCACTCAAACGAAAGAACCCGTTGACGGAATCGTTTCTGGTGCAGCTGGATGTGGACTTGGAGGCTTTGACGGCGCGAATACCAAAACTCAAGGGCCAATTTACGCGGAGTGCTGAGAGT ACCACATCCGGAAACCAACCTATGAACAAAGTTCGTCAAGGGGCCAATTGCGAAGAAGGCCTCGCAGACCACGGAATCCTCGCGTATAAAAACGAATGCTTCATGTTCAAGGCCGGTCGGGACGACACCGGCAACCCGGCTGAAGGCCCGGATCTTGTCGACGACGAACCTAGCAGAGACCGTGTGTGGATGACGACGGCCGACGTTCATGCCATGCACCCCCCGCGGACCCGAGAGAGCTGTCAGAGCACTTCCAGCAACAGTGGGCACGTACCGGTCATCAGTCTGACGCCAAACTCGCCGCGGTTGTACAATGCCAGCAACGGGTCCAGTATGTCCTTTGGGCAGGGCGACGAACCGGAGAACTCGCCTAGCCAGGGCTCGAATCACCAAACACCAAACTCAGGCGGCACGCCAAGCGAGCAGCACCATAAGCAGTCGCAGCGGCAAAGAGCGGGGAGTTTTGCGCCGGCCAGCCAGGGCTCTTACGATACAAGCCCTATCATGGCGGATCAGGGAGCGCCGGCGGGATTTTTCGGTACGCCGGTGCACAACTTTGCGACACTGGCGGCGGGAATGTCTATAGGGGGTACCGGCAGCGCGACGGACGGGTTTGTAGTGTCTTCTGGCTGGGGAATGCCAGCCACAACAGGACAgcatcaacaacagcaacaacagcagccgaTTTTGCGGAATTTGGTGCAGATGGCTCCCATGGAAACAATGGATTTTGGGTGGGATGGGAATTCTTCGACTTTATGA